Proteins encoded within one genomic window of Cellulomonas xiejunii:
- a CDS encoding polysaccharide biosynthesis tyrosine autokinase, producing the protein MREERHHMELDEYLLALRKRWFVIAVLAVVGGALAWAYAQSITPAYRASASVFASVNEANSANELVQGSTFVQNSVTSFGRLASMPAVLDPVIDELDLDTTAKALSSRVTANNPLNTVILEISTTDPDPGLAAAISNAVARQLAVTVQDLSPRTETGQSAIELTLVAPAVAPAVPFEPNTRFLTASGMAAGAVLGVALALLLTVRDTRLRTVGDVERVGGLPILGTIVRTRSARTAYTTVRTMPGTPRAEAFRRLQVNLQYLETGHPLRTVVVTSAMAGEGKTSTSVNLASAVAEKGVRVLLVDADLRKPAIADALGLEGGAGLTTVLIGRARLDDVVQTWGMPNLHVLTAGDRPPNPSQLLDSPAMQRLLEDAAQAYDLVVIDAPPVLPVVDAALVARRSDGVLLVTRLRSTRRQHLRGALAALERVGATCLGVVATNAPDETGKRYGKADPAAPTQRRGRRRGATIPRGRGSGATPAVPGTVAPDGVTPDAATPDAGAPDAGAPASEHAIAGAAPTGADVASPEAGGPAATAEVDGRAGPRGAEPGDAALTSGPDAVRASGQR; encoded by the coding sequence GTGCGTGAGGAGCGTCACCACATGGAGCTCGACGAGTACCTGCTGGCCCTGCGCAAGCGGTGGTTCGTCATCGCCGTGCTCGCGGTCGTCGGTGGAGCACTCGCCTGGGCCTACGCCCAGTCGATCACCCCGGCGTACCGCGCATCCGCGAGCGTCTTCGCCTCCGTCAACGAGGCGAACTCCGCCAACGAGCTCGTCCAGGGCTCGACGTTCGTCCAGAACTCCGTGACGTCGTTCGGCCGGCTCGCCAGCATGCCGGCCGTCCTCGATCCCGTCATTGACGAGCTGGACCTCGACACCACCGCGAAGGCGCTCAGCTCGCGCGTCACCGCCAACAACCCGCTCAACACCGTCATCCTCGAGATCTCGACGACCGACCCGGATCCGGGCCTCGCAGCGGCGATCTCCAACGCGGTCGCGCGCCAGCTCGCCGTCACCGTGCAGGACCTCTCGCCGCGCACCGAGACCGGGCAGAGCGCGATCGAGCTCACCCTCGTCGCCCCTGCTGTGGCGCCCGCGGTCCCCTTCGAACCGAACACGCGGTTCCTGACCGCGTCGGGGATGGCGGCCGGCGCCGTGCTCGGCGTCGCGCTCGCGCTCCTGCTCACGGTCCGCGACACCCGGCTGCGCACGGTCGGCGACGTCGAGCGGGTCGGTGGGCTGCCGATCCTGGGGACCATCGTCCGCACCCGGTCGGCCCGCACCGCGTACACCACGGTCCGGACCATGCCGGGCACACCGCGCGCCGAGGCGTTCCGACGGCTGCAGGTGAACCTCCAGTACCTCGAGACCGGGCACCCGCTGCGGACCGTGGTCGTCACGTCCGCCATGGCGGGCGAGGGGAAGACGTCGACGTCGGTGAACCTCGCGTCGGCGGTCGCCGAGAAGGGTGTCCGCGTGCTCCTGGTTGATGCGGACCTCCGCAAGCCTGCGATCGCCGATGCGCTCGGCCTCGAGGGCGGCGCCGGCCTCACGACCGTGCTCATCGGGCGTGCCCGCCTCGACGACGTCGTGCAGACCTGGGGCATGCCGAACCTCCACGTCCTCACAGCCGGGGACCGCCCGCCGAACCCCAGCCAGCTGCTTGACTCCCCCGCGATGCAGAGGCTGCTCGAGGACGCCGCGCAGGCGTACGACCTCGTCGTCATCGACGCCCCACCGGTGCTGCCGGTCGTCGATGCCGCACTCGTCGCCCGCCGCAGCGACGGGGTCCTTCTCGTGACCCGCCTGCGCTCGACACGCCGCCAGCACCTGCGCGGGGCGCTGGCCGCGCTCGAGCGCGTGGGCGCGACCTGCCTCGGCGTGGTCGCCACGAACGCCCCGGACGAGACGGGCAAGCGATACGGCAAGGCCGATCCAGCGGCGCCGACGCAGCGCCGCGGACGACGACGCGGCGCGACCATCCCCCGCGGACGGGGGTCGGGCGCCACCCCGGCCGTGCCCGGCACGGTGGCGCCCGACGGGGTGACACCTGACGCGGCGACACCCGACGCGGGGGCTCCCGACGCGGGGGCTCCCGCCTCCGAGCACGCGATCGCCGGGGCGGCACCCACCGGTGCCGACGTGGCCTCTCCGGAGGCCGGAGGCCCCGCAGCCACCGCCGAGGTCGACGGCCGGGCCGGGCCGCGTGGCGCGGAGCCCGGCGACGCCGCGCTGACGAGCGGACCCGACGCGGTGCGGGCGAGCGGCCAGCGGTGA
- a CDS encoding right-handed parallel beta-helix repeat-containing protein yields MSLAPGRAGQVVASGTSVADARSAVTVSVDKLPTAGNGASATLQLRGSGSTTGYRGTLRFGKDNKVSLKLERSNGGDVVLVADKLLPQRATSTSTAFRFELQVTGSSPVSVAARAWPVGTTAPSWQVLTEDSSSKRISKAGTVSVRGGLSGSTAAMALRFDDLLTRTLVPVTTTPSATPTPSASAAPKPTSTPRPTTTATPTAKPTATPTPSPTPKPTATAAPVPTPAPAAAYGSAAVGTTTYAVPANAVHVEPRGDSKGDGSAASPYGSAATALSKAPNGSTVVLHAGTYHESVQVPFYRALTIQSAPNEAVWFDGSRVVSGWQRSGSTWSVGGWDVEFDNRVSLSAGKDESSRYIDPAYPMAGHPDQVWVGGTELTQVGSAGAVTAGTFFVDRAADRLVIGTDPSNKEVRASVLQKAIQIQGAGTTLRGIGVQRYGDHAAVLGVVSAEVPDVTLENVVVRDNASIGVYAWAKGAKFSRITVTDNGLLGFVGSKTDDMVITQSLFARNNSEHFKAEPASGGVKLHNSTNVTVDHSVFQANVTRGLWFDIDMRNSRVVHNTFTQNGGDGIEIELSKNIVVASNYMHGNGESGLKIFDSSVIEVSNNMFTGNRVYAIRMLQDERTSTNPEVPYVLRDVSVRNNVLVAAPGSTSVIQVHDFTERAKAANLGMAYAGNLYYRPSAANPSRLVQWTDGPNLRSYSTLSEFSAATGNDRSSKLVEGSAIVGSDLRLNATGRSAAQGVAVAVTDKVAQALEVTYGWTGLGPLEAPQQ; encoded by the coding sequence ATGTCCCTCGCCCCCGGCCGCGCCGGGCAGGTCGTCGCCTCCGGCACCTCGGTCGCCGACGCCCGGTCGGCGGTCACCGTCTCGGTCGACAAGCTGCCGACGGCCGGCAACGGGGCCTCCGCCACGCTCCAGCTGCGCGGATCGGGCTCGACGACCGGGTACCGCGGGACGCTGCGCTTCGGCAAGGACAACAAGGTCAGCCTCAAGCTCGAGCGCTCCAACGGGGGTGACGTCGTGCTCGTGGCGGACAAGCTCCTGCCGCAGCGCGCCACGTCGACCTCGACCGCGTTCAGGTTCGAGCTCCAGGTCACCGGCAGCTCACCGGTCTCCGTCGCGGCACGGGCGTGGCCCGTCGGCACGACCGCTCCCAGCTGGCAGGTGCTCACGGAGGACTCGAGCTCCAAGCGGATCTCGAAGGCCGGCACCGTGTCGGTGCGCGGTGGCCTGTCCGGCTCGACGGCAGCCATGGCGCTGCGCTTCGACGACCTCCTGACGCGCACCCTCGTGCCCGTGACCACGACGCCGTCGGCCACCCCCACCCCGTCGGCCAGCGCCGCGCCGAAGCCGACGAGCACGCCGAGACCGACCACCACCGCGACGCCCACGGCGAAGCCGACGGCGACTCCGACGCCGTCGCCCACGCCCAAGCCGACCGCGACCGCGGCACCTGTCCCGACGCCCGCACCGGCCGCCGCCTACGGCTCGGCAGCCGTGGGCACGACCACGTACGCCGTCCCGGCGAACGCGGTACACGTCGAGCCGCGCGGTGACAGCAAGGGAGACGGCTCGGCCGCCTCGCCCTACGGCAGCGCGGCGACGGCGCTGTCGAAGGCGCCCAACGGCTCGACGGTCGTGCTGCACGCCGGCACGTACCACGAGAGCGTCCAGGTGCCGTTCTACCGCGCTCTGACCATCCAGTCCGCGCCCAACGAGGCGGTGTGGTTCGACGGCTCGCGGGTCGTGTCCGGCTGGCAGAGGTCAGGCAGCACCTGGTCGGTCGGCGGCTGGGACGTCGAGTTCGACAACCGTGTCTCCTTGAGCGCCGGCAAGGACGAGTCGAGCCGCTACATCGACCCGGCCTACCCCATGGCCGGTCACCCCGACCAGGTCTGGGTCGGCGGCACCGAGCTGACCCAGGTCGGCTCGGCGGGCGCGGTCACTGCGGGCACGTTCTTCGTCGATCGGGCGGCCGACCGCCTCGTCATCGGCACGGACCCCAGCAACAAGGAGGTGCGCGCCAGCGTCCTCCAGAAGGCGATCCAGATCCAGGGCGCGGGCACGACCCTGCGCGGCATCGGCGTGCAGCGTTACGGCGACCACGCCGCCGTGCTGGGTGTCGTGAGTGCCGAGGTGCCGGACGTCACGCTGGAGAACGTCGTCGTCCGCGACAACGCGAGCATCGGCGTCTACGCCTGGGCCAAGGGCGCGAAGTTCTCCCGCATCACGGTCACGGACAACGGGCTGCTCGGTTTCGTCGGCAGCAAGACCGACGACATGGTGATCACGCAGTCACTGTTCGCGCGGAACAACTCCGAGCACTTCAAGGCGGAGCCGGCCTCCGGTGGTGTGAAGCTGCACAACTCCACCAACGTCACCGTGGACCACTCGGTCTTCCAGGCGAACGTGACACGAGGCCTGTGGTTCGACATCGACATGCGCAACTCGCGCGTCGTCCACAACACGTTCACCCAGAACGGCGGGGACGGGATCGAGATCGAGTTGAGCAAGAACATCGTCGTCGCCAGCAACTACATGCACGGCAACGGCGAGTCCGGGCTCAAGATCTTCGACTCCAGCGTCATCGAGGTCTCGAACAACATGTTCACCGGCAACCGGGTCTACGCCATCCGCATGCTGCAGGACGAGCGCACGAGCACCAACCCGGAGGTTCCCTACGTGCTGCGCGACGTGTCGGTGCGCAACAACGTCCTCGTGGCCGCGCCGGGATCCACCTCGGTGATCCAGGTGCACGACTTCACGGAGAGGGCGAAGGCCGCAAACCTCGGGATGGCCTATGCCGGCAACCTCTACTACCGGCCCAGCGCCGCGAACCCGTCCCGCCTCGTCCAGTGGACGGACGGGCCGAACCTGCGGTCGTACAGCACCCTCTCCGAGTTCAGTGCCGCCACCGGCAACGACCGGTCCTCGAAGCTCGTCGAGGGCTCGGCGATCGTCGGCAGCGACCTGCGCCTGAACGCCACCGGCAGGTCGGCGGCGCAGGGCGTCGCCGTCGCCGTGACGGACAAGGTCGCCCAGGCGCTGGAGGTGACGTACGGCTGGACGGGGCTCGGCCCGCTCGAGGCTCCGCAGCAGTGA
- the mfd gene encoding transcription-repair coupling factor encodes MDLTGLLPALLADPAAAEAVASVRARGELDVVGPAGVRPPLLAALAGAHPTVQDGAAGTGRPLVVVTATGRDADELASALRCYLPDDDVAVLPSWETLPHERLSPRSDTVARRLAVFRRLAHPDPEHGPSGPVRVLVMPVRALLQPVVEGLGELVPVEVHAGDTVDLEDLSQRLVDAAYTRVDMVERRGEFAVRGGILDVFPPIEDHPLRIELWGEDVEEIRWFSVADQRSLEVADQGLWAPPCREILLTDAVRARAASLREQLPGALDMLDRLAEGIAVEGMESLAPVLVERMVPVLDLVPDESLLVVVDPERVRRRAHDLVATTHEFLEAAWTSAAAGAAVPLDLSAASFASFAEVRALAAVRSLGWWTLSGFTLDADAVTGEQTPTGDGPAAASDVRTLVVAAREVERYRGEVARAVEDVHRLQQQGWRLVLATEGHGPAQRMVEQLRAADVPARLVATVDDEPEGGVVLVVPAPVGPGFVHEALHLAVFSEADLTGRAGSSTRDMRRMPSRRRNVVDPLQLRPGDFVVHEQHGVGRFVELVQRTIGSGASAATREYLVVEYASSKRGQPGDRLYVPTDQLDQVTKYVGGEAPTLNRMGGSDWQKTKGRARKAVKEIAAELIRLYSARMATPGHAFAPDTPWQRELEDAFAYVETPDQLATIDEVKADMEKTVPMDRLVCGDVGYGKTEIAVRAAFKAVQDGKQVAVLVPTTLLVQQHLDTFAERYAPYPVNVKALSRFQTAKESTEVVEGLADGSVDVVIGTHRLITGSIRFKDLGLVIIDEEQRFGVEHKETLKALRTNVDVLAMSATPIPRTLEMAVTGIREMSTLATPPEERHPVLTFVGPYDEKQISAAIRRELLREGQVFFVHNKVDSIERTASRLNELVPEARIAVAHGKMGEHRLEQVIVDFWEKKFDVLVCTTIVETGLDISNANTLILERADRLGLSQLHQLRGRVGRGRERAYAYFLYPPEVPLTETAHDRLQTIAAHTDLGAGMAVAMKDLEIRGAGNLLGGEQSGHIEGVGFDLYVRMVGEAVASFRGEQTEEQPDVTIELPVDAHVPHDYIAHERLRLEAYRKIAAATDDAMLREVHAELVDRYGPVPAAVDNLFEVAQFRLHARSAGLADVTAQGRFVRFAPVSLPESAQLRLKRLYPGSVLKPAVRTVLVPFPTTARVGGKPLHGREVMTWARQFIDAIVRGDVSAAAAAGTAAR; translated from the coding sequence ATGGACCTCACCGGCCTCCTGCCCGCCCTCCTCGCCGACCCCGCCGCTGCCGAGGCGGTCGCATCCGTGCGCGCGCGGGGCGAGCTCGACGTCGTCGGTCCTGCCGGCGTCCGCCCCCCGCTCCTGGCGGCGCTCGCCGGCGCGCACCCGACGGTGCAGGACGGCGCCGCGGGGACCGGCCGCCCGCTCGTCGTCGTCACCGCCACGGGCCGCGACGCCGACGAGCTCGCGTCCGCGCTGCGGTGCTACCTGCCCGACGACGACGTCGCCGTGCTGCCGAGCTGGGAGACCCTGCCGCACGAGCGGCTGAGCCCGCGCTCGGACACGGTCGCGCGCCGGCTGGCCGTCTTCCGCCGCCTGGCGCACCCGGACCCGGAGCACGGCCCGTCCGGCCCGGTGCGGGTCCTCGTCATGCCCGTGCGCGCGCTGCTCCAGCCGGTCGTCGAGGGGCTGGGAGAGCTCGTCCCGGTCGAGGTGCACGCCGGTGACACGGTGGACCTCGAGGACCTCTCCCAGCGGCTGGTCGACGCGGCGTACACCCGTGTCGACATGGTCGAGCGGCGTGGGGAGTTCGCCGTGCGTGGCGGCATCCTCGACGTCTTCCCGCCGATCGAGGACCACCCGCTGCGCATCGAGCTGTGGGGCGAGGACGTCGAGGAGATCCGCTGGTTCTCCGTCGCCGACCAGCGCAGCCTCGAGGTCGCCGACCAGGGCCTGTGGGCGCCGCCGTGCCGGGAGATCCTGCTGACGGACGCGGTCCGCGCGCGGGCCGCGTCGCTGCGCGAGCAGCTGCCCGGGGCGCTGGACATGCTGGACCGGCTGGCCGAGGGCATCGCGGTCGAGGGGATGGAGTCGCTCGCGCCCGTGCTGGTCGAGCGCATGGTGCCGGTGCTGGACCTCGTGCCCGACGAGTCCCTGCTGGTGGTCGTCGACCCCGAGCGCGTGCGCCGCCGCGCGCACGACCTGGTCGCGACCACCCACGAGTTCCTCGAGGCGGCGTGGACGTCGGCCGCGGCCGGTGCCGCCGTCCCGCTCGACCTGTCCGCCGCGTCGTTCGCCTCCTTCGCGGAGGTCCGGGCGCTGGCGGCCGTCCGGTCCCTCGGCTGGTGGACGCTGTCGGGCTTCACGCTCGACGCCGACGCCGTGACGGGCGAGCAGACGCCGACGGGCGACGGCCCGGCCGCCGCGTCGGACGTGCGCACCCTGGTCGTCGCCGCGCGCGAGGTCGAGCGGTACCGCGGGGAGGTGGCCCGTGCCGTCGAGGACGTGCACCGGCTGCAGCAGCAGGGCTGGCGGCTCGTGCTCGCGACCGAAGGACACGGCCCGGCCCAGCGGATGGTCGAGCAGCTGCGCGCGGCGGACGTGCCCGCGCGGCTCGTCGCGACGGTGGACGACGAGCCGGAGGGCGGCGTCGTGCTCGTCGTCCCCGCACCCGTCGGGCCCGGCTTCGTCCACGAGGCCCTGCACCTCGCCGTGTTCAGCGAGGCCGACCTCACGGGCCGGGCGGGGTCGAGCACGCGTGACATGCGGCGGATGCCGAGCCGGCGGCGCAACGTCGTCGACCCCCTGCAGCTGCGGCCCGGTGACTTCGTCGTCCACGAGCAGCACGGTGTGGGGCGGTTCGTCGAGCTCGTGCAGCGCACGATCGGCTCCGGGGCGTCGGCCGCCACGCGCGAGTACCTGGTGGTCGAGTACGCGAGCTCGAAGAGGGGCCAGCCCGGCGACCGGCTCTACGTGCCGACCGACCAGCTCGACCAGGTCACCAAGTACGTCGGCGGCGAGGCTCCCACGCTCAACCGCATGGGCGGCTCGGACTGGCAGAAGACGAAGGGCCGCGCCCGCAAGGCGGTCAAGGAGATCGCCGCCGAGCTGATCCGCCTGTACTCGGCGCGCATGGCGACCCCCGGCCACGCGTTCGCGCCGGACACCCCGTGGCAGCGTGAGCTCGAGGACGCGTTCGCGTACGTCGAGACCCCCGACCAGCTCGCGACGATCGACGAGGTCAAGGCCGACATGGAGAAGACGGTCCCCATGGACCGGCTGGTCTGCGGCGACGTCGGCTACGGCAAGACCGAGATCGCGGTGCGGGCGGCGTTCAAGGCCGTGCAGGACGGCAAGCAGGTGGCGGTGCTCGTGCCGACCACGCTGCTGGTGCAGCAGCACCTCGACACGTTCGCGGAGCGCTACGCGCCGTACCCGGTGAACGTGAAGGCGCTGTCGCGCTTCCAGACGGCCAAGGAGTCGACGGAGGTCGTCGAAGGGCTCGCCGACGGGTCGGTCGACGTGGTCATCGGCACCCACCGCCTCATCACCGGCAGCATCCGGTTCAAGGACCTGGGCCTGGTCATCATCGACGAGGAGCAGCGCTTCGGCGTCGAGCACAAGGAGACGCTCAAGGCGCTGCGCACCAACGTCGACGTGCTCGCGATGAGCGCGACGCCGATCCCGCGGACGCTCGAGATGGCCGTGACCGGGATCCGGGAGATGTCGACGCTCGCGACCCCGCCGGAGGAGCGGCACCCCGTCCTGACGTTCGTCGGCCCGTACGACGAGAAGCAGATCTCGGCGGCGATCCGCCGTGAGCTGCTGCGCGAGGGGCAGGTGTTCTTCGTCCACAACAAGGTCGACTCGATCGAGCGCACCGCGTCGCGGCTGAACGAGCTCGTCCCCGAGGCCCGGATCGCGGTGGCCCACGGGAAGATGGGTGAGCACCGCCTCGAGCAGGTCATCGTCGACTTCTGGGAGAAGAAGTTCGACGTGCTGGTCTGCACGACGATCGTCGAGACGGGCCTGGACATCTCCAACGCCAACACCCTGATCCTCGAGCGTGCCGACCGGCTGGGGCTCTCCCAGCTGCACCAGCTGCGCGGGCGGGTGGGCCGTGGGCGCGAGCGCGCGTACGCGTACTTCCTGTACCCGCCGGAGGTGCCGCTCACGGAGACCGCGCACGACCGGCTGCAGACGATCGCCGCCCACACCGACCTGGGCGCCGGCATGGCCGTGGCCATGAAGGACCTCGAGATCCGCGGTGCGGGCAACCTGCTCGGCGGCGAGCAGTCGGGGCACATCGAGGGCGTCGGGTTCGACCTGTACGTGCGGATGGTCGGGGAGGCCGTGGCGTCGTTCCGCGGGGAGCAGACCGAGGAGCAGCCCGACGTCACGATCGAGCTGCCGGTGGACGCGCACGTCCCGCACGACTACATCGCGCACGAGCGGCTGCGCCTGGAGGCGTACCGCAAGATCGCGGCGGCGACCGACGACGCGATGCTGCGCGAGGTCCACGCCGAGCTGGTGGACCGCTACGGGCCCGTGCCGGCCGCGGTCGACAACCTTTTCGAGGTGGCGCAGTTCCGCCTGCACGCCCGGTCCGCGGGCCTGGCGGACGTCACGGCGCAGGGCCGGTTCGTGCGCTTCGCGCCGGTGTCGCTGCCGGAGTCGGCGCAGCTGCGGCTGAAGCGGCTGTACCCCGGCTCGGTCCTCAAGCCGGCGGTCCGCACGGTGCTCGTGCCGTTCCCGACGACGGCCCGCGTCGGCGGCAAGCCGCTGCACGGGCGCGAGGTGATGACGTGGGCGCGGCAGTTCATCGACGCGATCGTGCGCGGCGACGTGTCGGCGGCGGCCGCGGCGGGCACGGCGGCACGGTGA
- a CDS encoding SurA N-terminal domain-containing protein: MTVRRTRGRGRVVAAVVAAGGLLVGCSGQPGAAAVVDGRTITTAELATAQEELAPIFAGARTQDVLGVMITEPIALEVAADEGVGVNDEQARELLRTVAVQALGEEEGSAREFGPGALAVARYSLAIAALQDLPTAQAAADEYQERVAAADIEVNPRFGEFTDDLLVAPPTTPSWVVPEGGRNAPAEGATPAPAPR, encoded by the coding sequence GTGACGGTGCGACGGACGCGAGGACGCGGACGGGTGGTGGCGGCGGTGGTCGCGGCGGGCGGTCTGCTCGTGGGGTGCTCGGGGCAGCCGGGTGCGGCGGCGGTCGTCGACGGACGCACGATCACGACGGCCGAGCTGGCGACCGCGCAGGAGGAGCTCGCGCCGATCTTCGCGGGGGCCCGTACGCAGGACGTCCTCGGGGTCATGATCACCGAGCCGATCGCCCTCGAGGTGGCGGCCGACGAGGGCGTCGGGGTCAACGACGAGCAGGCACGCGAGCTGCTGCGCACCGTCGCGGTGCAGGCGCTGGGCGAGGAGGAGGGCTCCGCGCGGGAGTTCGGGCCGGGCGCGCTCGCCGTGGCGCGGTACTCGCTCGCGATCGCCGCGCTGCAGGACCTGCCCACGGCGCAGGCCGCTGCCGACGAGTACCAGGAGCGCGTGGCCGCCGCCGACATCGAGGTCAACCCGCGGTTCGGCGAGTTCACCGACGACCTGCTCGTCGCGCCGCCCACGACACCGTCCTGGGTGGTCCCCGAGGGTGGCCGCAACGCTCCCGCGGAGGGTGCGACGCCCGCGCCCGCGCCCCGGTGA
- a CDS encoding MazG family protein, translated as MTTPGPGEVPLTARQAAALARAVAVLDRLRSPGGCPWYALQTHASLLPYAVEEAHELVEAVEAGDRAGLREELGDVLLQVLFHARVAAEDEDDPFDVADVADALVAKLVRRNPHVFDADGDGEIDVAAVLERWERLKRAEKPARTSALDGVPATMGALARAQKLVARADQAGLLAAAPPPTAPVGDAVTEVALGDALLGLVAAAHRAGVDAEAALRRATATWESVARRAEG; from the coding sequence GTGACGACGCCCGGTCCGGGCGAGGTCCCGCTCACCGCGCGGCAGGCGGCCGCGCTCGCGCGTGCCGTCGCCGTGCTGGACCGGCTGCGGTCGCCCGGGGGCTGCCCCTGGTACGCGCTGCAGACGCACGCGTCGCTCCTGCCCTACGCGGTCGAGGAGGCGCACGAGCTCGTCGAGGCGGTCGAGGCCGGCGACCGCGCCGGGTTGCGCGAGGAGCTCGGGGACGTCCTGCTCCAGGTCCTGTTCCACGCGCGGGTGGCCGCCGAGGACGAGGACGACCCGTTCGACGTGGCCGACGTGGCCGACGCGCTCGTCGCCAAGCTGGTGCGCCGCAACCCGCACGTCTTCGACGCCGACGGCGACGGGGAGATCGACGTCGCTGCCGTGCTGGAGCGCTGGGAACGGCTCAAGCGGGCCGAGAAGCCGGCGCGGACGTCGGCGCTCGACGGCGTCCCGGCCACGATGGGTGCGCTCGCGCGCGCACAGAAGCTCGTCGCGCGGGCCGACCAGGCAGGGCTGCTCGCCGCAGCCCCACCCCCGACGGCCCCGGTCGGCGACGCGGTGACCGAGGTGGCCCTGGGCGACGCGCTGCTGGGGCTCGTCGCCGCGGCCCACCGCGCGGGCGTCGACGCCGAGGCCGCACTGCGCCGTGCGACCGCGACGTGGGAGTCCGTGGCCCGCCGGGCCGAGGGCTGA